One genomic window of Maribacter aquivivus includes the following:
- the proB gene encoding glutamate 5-kinase, translating to MLKKRILLKLGSNTLTKDTDHISRGKIEDIGRQIAALKDQYEFIIVSSGAIAAAKQFVKLEHNGEEINVKQALASIGQPHLMRIFQENFRELGLFTSQCLLSYSDFEKEQTRVNIKNTINVLVANNFIPIINENDTVATDEIKFGDNDKLAGLTASLLSADILIIATNTDGIYTKSSLSTSKPKTIESVSDLSILLKEIGESKSTHGTGGMQSKIDAATIAQKAGIETWITNGLKDQFITDAIDNKSTFTKIKAS from the coding sequence ATGTTGAAAAAGAGAATTTTATTGAAATTGGGTTCCAATACCTTAACGAAAGATACTGATCATATCTCCCGTGGTAAAATCGAAGATATTGGTAGGCAAATAGCAGCCTTAAAAGATCAATATGAATTCATTATTGTGAGTTCTGGGGCTATTGCCGCAGCAAAACAATTTGTGAAACTGGAGCATAATGGTGAAGAAATCAATGTAAAACAGGCATTGGCTTCTATTGGTCAGCCGCACTTAATGCGTATTTTTCAAGAGAATTTTAGGGAGCTTGGGCTTTTCACATCTCAATGTTTGTTGTCATATTCAGATTTTGAAAAAGAGCAAACTAGAGTGAATATTAAAAATACAATCAACGTTCTTGTCGCTAATAATTTCATCCCTATCATTAATGAAAATGACACGGTTGCAACAGATGAAATTAAGTTTGGAGACAACGATAAATTAGCAGGACTAACAGCCTCTCTTTTATCCGCAGATATTCTAATTATCGCCACCAATACTGACGGTATTTATACGAAGTCTTCACTATCAACTTCCAAACCAAAAACAATTGAATCAGTATCAGATTTAAGCATATTACTAAAAGAAATAGGGGAATCTAAATCTACCCATGGCACTGGCGGAATGCAATCTAAAATAGATGCAGCAACCATAGCTCAAAAAGCAGGTATTGAAACTTGGATTACAAATGGTTTAAAAGATCAATTCATTACCGACGCCATTGATAACAAAAGCACATTTACAAAAATTAAAGCATCATGA
- a CDS encoding GNAT family N-acetyltransferase, with amino-acid sequence MNLIVANESHFKYAQDICDTIADSAKVRGTGIAKRTPEYIQRKLSNGNAILALDGEKFAGFCYIEVWGHEKFVANSGLIVHPDYRGQGLAKSIKARIFELSREKFPDAKIFGITTGLAVMKINYELGYKPVTFSELTDDPEFWKGCQTCKNFDILTRTEQKMCLCTGMLYDGNVKKKTEEVKHVNSKAFTRLKSIKESLFLKKKVEKSKS; translated from the coding sequence ATGAACTTAATTGTTGCTAACGAATCACATTTTAAATACGCTCAGGATATCTGCGATACCATAGCAGATTCGGCTAAGGTTCGCGGAACAGGTATTGCGAAACGTACACCAGAATACATCCAGAGAAAACTATCTAACGGCAATGCTATTTTAGCGTTGGACGGAGAGAAATTTGCAGGCTTTTGCTATATAGAGGTTTGGGGACATGAGAAATTTGTTGCCAATTCCGGACTAATAGTACACCCTGATTATAGGGGTCAAGGACTTGCAAAAAGTATAAAAGCTAGAATTTTTGAACTCAGCAGAGAAAAATTTCCTGATGCCAAAATATTTGGGATCACCACTGGTTTAGCCGTTATGAAAATTAACTACGAGCTTGGCTACAAACCTGTTACCTTTTCTGAGCTTACAGATGATCCAGAGTTTTGGAAAGGTTGCCAAACTTGCAAAAATTTCGATATCCTTACCAGAACAGAACAAAAAATGTGCTTATGCACAGGTATGCTCTATGATGGTAATGTTAAGAAAAAAACTGAGGAAGTAAAGCATGTGAACAGTAAGGCTTTTACAAGATTAAAAAGTATTAAAGAGAGTTTGTTCCTTAAAAAGAAAGTCGAAAAAAGTAAATCATAA
- the argB gene encoding acetylglutamate kinase: protein MKNKLSVVKIGGNVIEDEKALAVFLNAFAKLDGLKILVHGGGKLATQLATKLGIESKMIDGRRITDTETVDIITMVYGGLANKKIVAQLQAKNINAIGLSGADGDSIQAHKRPVKEIDYGFVGDIDGVNSELISNLLSINLTPIFCALSHDGAGQLLNTNADTIASEIAIGMASTYETTLYYCFEKKGVLMDIKDDNSVVKNINTTTYKELLTAGIIADGMLPKLHNCFHALNHTVEKVCLGDVTMLDKNTELFTTLTL from the coding sequence ATGAAAAATAAACTAAGTGTTGTAAAAATTGGCGGTAATGTCATTGAAGATGAAAAGGCTTTAGCCGTTTTTCTTAATGCATTTGCCAAGCTAGACGGGCTAAAGATTTTAGTACATGGTGGCGGAAAATTAGCTACTCAACTAGCCACTAAACTAGGTATTGAATCTAAAATGATAGATGGTAGACGTATTACCGATACTGAAACTGTCGATATTATTACTATGGTCTATGGCGGATTGGCAAATAAAAAAATCGTTGCCCAGCTTCAAGCAAAAAATATTAATGCTATCGGATTAAGCGGTGCTGATGGTGATAGCATACAGGCACATAAACGCCCCGTAAAAGAAATAGATTACGGATTTGTCGGTGATATTGACGGTGTAAATTCTGAATTAATCAGCAATCTTTTATCCATCAACCTTACGCCAATTTTCTGTGCGCTTTCGCATGATGGCGCGGGACAATTATTGAATACCAATGCAGATACCATAGCATCTGAAATTGCAATTGGTATGGCATCAACCTATGAAACCACTCTTTATTACTGCTTTGAAAAAAAAGGGGTTCTAATGGATATTAAAGATGACAATAGCGTTGTAAAAAATATCAATACAACTACATACAAAGAACTGTTAACAGCTGGAATAATCGCTGATGGCATGTTACCTAAACTTCATAATTGCTTTCATGCCCTAAACCACACCGTTGAAAAAGTATGTTTAGGCGATGTAACTATGTTAGATAAAAATACCGAACTGTTCACTACATTAACCCTATAA
- a CDS encoding mannosyltransferase, with amino-acid sequence MKLHKVSLILAILSFVFYYTFAYHLQRTDFIKLLTLFVALFFFCFKLIQFEKLNFRFLLGIGVIFRLIFLCIEPNLSQDFYRFIWDGHLVSSGANPYLHTPDQLMTNMVSMIPNANILYEGMGSLSARHYSNYPPLNQLIFAIAAFVGGKSIFASLLTLRAIIILADIGIFYFGRKLLKNLNRSPHLIFWYFLNPLVIVELTGNLHFEGVMLFFFILAMFLLSIDKWKTAGIVMACSISIKLVPLLFLPLFFKYLGWKKSIIFYMIIGITSIVLFLPFNTPEFIDNYSKTLKLWFSNFEFNASIYNIAKKTAIHFDAKPWEFIKEYGKITPLLTIATVGLFTFLPKRYDLNRVLWSMMWVLTIYYFMSTTVHPWYAIFLVLLSIFTTYRYAIIWSAAIVLSYLAYSQADFKENLWLLAIEYISVYGFIIYEIVAHNNKK; translated from the coding sequence ATGAAACTCCATAAGGTTTCCTTGATATTGGCGATATTGAGTTTTGTATTCTATTACACCTTTGCATATCACTTACAGAGAACAGATTTCATAAAGCTGCTTACGCTCTTTGTTGCGCTTTTCTTTTTCTGTTTTAAACTTATACAGTTCGAGAAATTGAACTTTAGATTTCTACTGGGCATAGGAGTGATTTTTAGACTTATTTTTCTTTGTATAGAACCTAATTTATCTCAAGATTTTTATCGTTTTATTTGGGACGGACATTTGGTTTCTAGTGGTGCCAACCCCTATTTGCACACCCCAGATCAGTTAATGACAAACATGGTATCTATGATACCAAATGCCAATATACTTTATGAAGGTATGGGCAGTTTAAGTGCACGCCACTATAGCAATTACCCACCTTTGAACCAGCTTATTTTTGCAATTGCAGCATTTGTAGGTGGTAAGAGTATTTTTGCGTCACTGCTGACCCTACGGGCAATTATTATACTTGCCGATATTGGTATATTCTATTTTGGCAGAAAGCTGCTAAAAAATCTGAACAGATCTCCGCATTTAATATTCTGGTATTTTTTAAATCCGCTTGTAATTGTAGAGCTTACCGGCAATCTTCATTTTGAAGGTGTTATGCTGTTTTTCTTTATTCTAGCTATGTTTTTATTATCAATAGATAAATGGAAAACTGCAGGTATAGTTATGGCTTGTTCTATTTCAATAAAACTAGTACCCCTATTATTTTTACCACTTTTCTTTAAGTACCTAGGATGGAAAAAAAGTATCATTTTCTATATGATCATTGGTATCACTTCAATCGTTCTTTTTCTACCATTTAATACCCCAGAGTTTATAGACAACTATTCTAAAACTCTGAAGCTATGGTTCTCAAATTTTGAATTCAATGCTAGCATCTATAATATCGCTAAAAAAACTGCCATACATTTTGATGCAAAGCCGTGGGAGTTCATTAAAGAATATGGCAAAATTACTCCGTTACTTACCATAGCCACCGTAGGTCTATTTACATTTTTACCAAAAAGATATGACTTAAACAGAGTGCTTTGGTCTATGATGTGGGTTTTGACCATCTATTACTTTATGTCTACTACGGTACACCCGTGGTATGCCATTTTTCTGGTGTTACTTTCTATTTTTACAACGTATAGATATGCTATCATTTGGTCTGCCGCTATTGTATTAAGCTACTTGGCTTATTCTCAGGCAGATTTCAAAGAAAACCTCTGGCTTCTTGCCATTGAGTATATTTCAGTGTACGGCTTCATTATTTATGAAATTGTTGCACATAATAACAAAAAGTGA
- a CDS encoding Rossmann-fold NAD(P)-binding domain-containing protein — protein sequence MNYLSINDIDSLSTWVKEAISLKKQPKKHKALGSDKTIGLLFFNNSLRTRLSTQKAALNLGMEVIVMNFGSEGWALEYADGTVMDQGTSEHIKEAAQVISQYCDIIAIRAFAGLKDKELDEAEEVLNGFKTYASVPIVNMESSAGHPLQALTDAITLEEYNFKNNPKVVLSWAPHPRALPHAVANSFIQMMQKQNAEFVITHPEGYELDPNITKDVKIEYDQEKALENADFVYVKNWSSYTDYGQIKSQDTNWQMTLKKLGNAKFMHCLPVRRNVVVADEVLDSNQSLVIEQANNRTYAAQLVLKKILESNED from the coding sequence ATGAATTACCTTTCTATAAATGATATCGACTCTTTATCTACTTGGGTAAAAGAAGCTATATCGCTTAAAAAACAACCAAAGAAACATAAAGCTTTGGGTAGTGATAAAACTATCGGACTCCTATTTTTCAATAACTCGCTACGTACACGTTTAAGCACTCAAAAAGCGGCACTGAATCTGGGTATGGAAGTTATTGTTATGAATTTTGGCAGTGAAGGTTGGGCTTTAGAATATGCTGACGGTACTGTTATGGACCAAGGTACATCTGAACATATAAAGGAAGCTGCGCAGGTAATTTCTCAATATTGTGACATTATTGCAATACGTGCTTTTGCAGGCTTGAAAGACAAAGAATTAGATGAAGCAGAAGAAGTACTGAACGGCTTTAAAACATATGCATCTGTGCCTATAGTAAATATGGAAAGTTCTGCTGGGCACCCTTTACAGGCACTGACCGATGCCATTACTTTAGAAGAATATAACTTTAAAAACAACCCAAAAGTAGTTTTGTCATGGGCACCACACCCAAGAGCTTTACCACACGCGGTTGCCAATTCATTTATTCAAATGATGCAGAAGCAAAATGCTGAATTTGTGATTACACATCCAGAAGGTTATGAACTAGACCCTAATATCACCAAAGATGTTAAGATTGAGTATGATCAAGAGAAGGCGCTAGAAAATGCCGATTTTGTATATGTAAAAAACTGGAGTAGTTATACTGATTACGGTCAAATAAAATCTCAAGATACTAATTGGCAAATGACCCTGAAAAAACTAGGAAATGCTAAATTTATGCATTGTCTACCCGTACGCAGAAATGTAGTGGTTGCCGATGAAGTTTTAGATAGTAATCAATCATTGGTCATTGAACAAGCAAATAATAGAACATATGCAGCACAATTGGTTCTAAAGAAAATATTGGAAAGTAATGAAGATTAG
- the argC gene encoding N-acetyl-gamma-glutamyl-phosphate reductase → MIKAGIIGGSGYTGGELIRILLNHPAAEIDFVYSTTRAGKKVTTAHPDLLGTTDLEFTGNVNPNVNVVFLCLGHGNSTAFLKEHSFSTDTIIIDLSNDFRLVADANFDGKQFVYGLPELNKSEIENAKYIANPGCFATAIQLALLPLAKAKLLENEVHINAVTGSTGAGVSPSATSHFSWRNNNVSWYKPFTHQHLGEINESLHSLQENTGNLFFMPNRGNFTRGILATSYTKFDGDLSEAKALYQDFYKDAVFTQISDEPINLKQVVNTNQCHIHLHKHDDLILVTSAIDNLLKGASGQAVQNMNLIFGLEENLGLNLKAGVF, encoded by the coding sequence ATGATTAAAGCAGGTATTATTGGTGGATCTGGTTACACGGGTGGCGAACTTATTCGAATTCTATTGAATCACCCCGCCGCGGAAATAGATTTTGTCTACAGTACCACCAGAGCAGGTAAAAAGGTGACTACAGCACATCCAGACTTATTAGGAACAACAGATCTAGAATTTACAGGAAATGTAAACCCAAATGTTAATGTTGTTTTTCTGTGCCTAGGCCACGGTAACTCTACGGCTTTTTTAAAGGAACATAGCTTTTCTACAGATACTATTATTATCGATTTAAGTAACGATTTTAGACTAGTTGCAGATGCTAATTTTGATGGTAAACAGTTTGTATACGGATTACCGGAATTAAATAAAAGCGAAATAGAAAATGCCAAATACATAGCCAACCCTGGTTGTTTTGCAACAGCTATTCAATTGGCATTGCTTCCATTGGCAAAAGCAAAGCTCTTAGAAAATGAAGTGCATATAAATGCCGTAACAGGTAGTACAGGTGCAGGCGTTAGTCCGTCAGCCACTTCTCATTTTTCATGGCGTAACAATAACGTAAGCTGGTACAAACCTTTTACGCATCAGCATTTAGGAGAAATCAATGAGAGTTTACATTCGCTTCAAGAAAATACTGGGAACTTATTTTTTATGCCAAATAGAGGAAATTTCACTCGTGGAATTTTAGCGACTTCGTATACCAAATTCGATGGTGATTTATCGGAAGCTAAAGCACTGTATCAAGATTTTTACAAGGATGCGGTCTTTACCCAAATTTCTGATGAGCCTATCAACTTAAAACAAGTGGTAAATACGAATCAGTGCCATATTCATTTGCATAAACACGATGATTTAATACTGGTGACCTCAGCAATTGATAATCTATTAAAAGGTGCATCTGGGCAAGCCGTTCAAAATATGAATTTAATTTTTGGTCTAGAAGAAAATTTAGGACTCAATTTAAAGGCAGGGGTATTTTAA
- the argG gene encoding argininosuccinate synthase, with product MKKLVLAYSGGLDTSYCAKHLSKDKGFEVHAVSVNTGGFSSDEIKEIEKKAIQLGATSYTSIDAVQTFYDKVVKYLIFGNVLKNNTYPLSVSAERIVQAIEIVNYAKKVGAKYIAHGSTGAGNDQVRFDMIFQIIAPEIEIITPIRDNKLAREEEIAYLKENGVDYPWEKAKYSINRGLWGTSVGGEETLTSDKALPDSAYPSQLQEKNPTDITLTFEKGELVAVNGEKDTPVNNIEKVEALASKYAIGRDIHVGDTIIGTKGRVGFEAPASLIIIKAHHLLEKHTLTKWQQYQKEQQGNFYGMLLHEGNYLDAVMRNIETFLTDTQKTVSGDVYVGLYPFQFRLHGISSKHDLMTDAFGKYGEVNKGWTADDAKGFIKILSNSGKIYNHVNGDQ from the coding sequence ATGAAAAAATTAGTACTAGCATACAGCGGCGGATTAGATACATCTTATTGCGCAAAACATTTATCAAAAGACAAAGGCTTTGAAGTTCATGCAGTAAGTGTAAACACTGGTGGTTTTTCATCAGATGAAATAAAGGAAATAGAAAAGAAGGCTATTCAGTTAGGTGCTACTTCTTACACCTCTATTGATGCCGTACAAACGTTTTATGACAAGGTAGTTAAGTACCTTATTTTCGGGAACGTTCTAAAAAACAATACATACCCTCTTTCTGTGAGTGCAGAGAGAATAGTACAGGCTATAGAAATTGTAAACTACGCCAAAAAAGTTGGTGCTAAATATATCGCACATGGTAGTACAGGCGCAGGAAACGATCAAGTTCGTTTTGATATGATTTTCCAAATTATTGCTCCTGAAATAGAAATTATCACCCCTATTAGAGATAACAAATTGGCTAGAGAAGAAGAGATAGCTTATTTAAAAGAAAATGGGGTAGATTATCCTTGGGAAAAGGCAAAATACTCTATCAATAGAGGTTTATGGGGAACATCGGTAGGTGGCGAAGAAACTTTGACTTCAGACAAAGCATTACCAGATAGTGCTTACCCAAGCCAGCTACAAGAAAAAAATCCGACAGATATTACTTTAACTTTTGAAAAAGGAGAATTAGTAGCGGTTAATGGAGAAAAAGATACGCCGGTAAATAACATTGAAAAAGTTGAAGCTCTTGCATCTAAATATGCAATTGGTAGAGATATTCATGTTGGCGATACTATTATTGGTACTAAAGGAAGAGTTGGTTTTGAAGCTCCCGCCTCATTAATTATCATAAAGGCACACCATCTTTTAGAAAAGCATACGCTTACTAAATGGCAACAATATCAAAAAGAGCAACAAGGTAATTTCTACGGTATGTTATTGCATGAAGGTAATTACCTAGATGCGGTAATGAGAAATATAGAGACCTTTCTAACCGACACTCAAAAAACCGTTTCTGGTGATGTATATGTTGGCTTATATCCTTTTCAATTTAGGCTGCACGGTATTTCATCTAAACATGATTTAATGACAGATGCTTTCGGTAAATACGGTGAAGTAAATAAAGGCTGGACAGCAGATGATGCTAAAGGCTTTATTAAAATTCTATCCAATTCTGGAAAGATTTACAACCATGTGAATGGGGATCAATAA
- a CDS encoding glutamate-5-semialdehyde dehydrogenase, whose translation MIKTLNLEKRNAVLKRMAELVQQEESILISANEKDINSFESADIAMIDRLKVDKDKVREMASSLKKLAALADPLHVERFQFTHDNGLEISNKTAPFGTIMIIYESRPDVTIEAAGIAFKSGNKILLKGGKESLNSNLVLVNLWHKALESCDCSTDWITYLNYSRTETQQFLENPTQKLDLIVPRGGEKLIAFVKQHAQCPVIVSGRGNNFVYVSHEADLQMALDVIINAKTTKISACNAVDKVIISRDLPRKAEFLRHLIQTLKKHNVEILTDAKLAGMDGTSQMENESVWYEEFLDYKIVIGQVPDVDEAIQLINTYGGGHSAAIITKDEEEADTFMQSVDTAAVYHNASTRFTDGGQFGLGGELAISTDKLHQRGPIGLQHLVTNKWYVKGNGQVR comes from the coding sequence ATGATAAAAACGCTCAATTTAGAAAAAAGAAATGCCGTTCTAAAACGTATGGCAGAATTGGTACAACAAGAAGAATCTATTTTAATATCGGCAAATGAGAAAGATATAAATTCTTTCGAATCTGCTGACATTGCAATGATTGACCGATTAAAGGTGGATAAAGATAAGGTAAGAGAAATGGCTTCTTCCTTAAAAAAATTAGCAGCCCTAGCCGACCCTTTGCATGTAGAACGTTTTCAATTTACGCATGACAACGGTTTAGAAATCAGTAATAAAACAGCACCCTTCGGCACTATTATGATCATATATGAATCTAGACCAGACGTCACTATTGAAGCAGCCGGTATTGCTTTTAAATCTGGAAATAAGATTTTATTAAAAGGTGGTAAAGAATCGTTGAACTCGAACTTGGTTTTAGTCAATTTGTGGCATAAAGCTTTAGAATCTTGTGACTGTTCTACTGATTGGATTACGTACTTGAATTATTCAAGAACAGAAACACAGCAGTTTCTTGAAAATCCTACTCAAAAACTAGATTTAATTGTTCCGCGTGGCGGCGAAAAATTGATTGCATTTGTAAAGCAACATGCTCAGTGCCCTGTAATCGTTAGCGGTCGTGGAAACAACTTTGTATATGTTTCTCATGAAGCAGATTTGCAAATGGCTTTAGATGTAATTATCAATGCCAAGACCACAAAAATATCGGCATGTAATGCTGTTGACAAAGTGATTATTTCTAGAGATTTACCTCGTAAGGCTGAATTTCTACGTCACTTGATACAAACTTTGAAAAAACATAATGTTGAAATTCTAACCGATGCCAAACTAGCTGGTATGGATGGTACTTCTCAAATGGAAAATGAGTCCGTATGGTATGAAGAATTTTTAGACTATAAAATTGTGATTGGGCAGGTGCCCGATGTTGATGAGGCTATACAACTTATAAACACCTACGGCGGTGGACATTCAGCTGCCATTATTACAAAAGACGAAGAAGAAGCAGATACTTTTATGCAATCTGTAGATACTGCGGCTGTATACCACAATGCATCTACCCGTTTTACAGATGGCGGACAATTTGGATTAGGTGGCGAACTAGCCATCAGCACCGATAAATTACACCAACGCGGACCAATTGGTTTACAGCACTTAGTTACCAATAAATGGTACGTAAAAGGAAATGGTCAAGTTAGATAG
- the proC gene encoding pyrroline-5-carboxylate reductase: protein MKIAIIGTGNLGLSIANGILKSNGATSMYLTKRDTTSIADFEKFDKVTVTNDNRLAVQNSDILIFAVQPVHFADILESIKDLLTENHVIISTITGFGIEKIEAVIGKDNYIVRSMPNTAISVGKSMTCICSNEKGKKRIDLTKAIFNRMGHSMEIPENQMQAATVICASGIAFWMRLIRATTQGAIQLGFDAKEAQELAMHTCNGAASLLIDSGNHPEEEIDRVTTPMGCTITGLNEMEHQGLSASLIRGIIASYDKITEFKTK from the coding sequence ATGAAAATAGCTATTATAGGTACCGGTAATTTAGGACTTTCCATTGCAAACGGAATTCTAAAAAGTAATGGTGCCACTAGTATGTACCTTACTAAAAGGGATACTACATCTATTGCTGATTTTGAAAAATTTGATAAGGTTACGGTTACCAACGACAATCGTTTGGCTGTACAAAATTCAGACATCTTAATATTTGCCGTGCAACCTGTTCATTTTGCCGACATTTTAGAAAGTATAAAAGACCTATTAACTGAAAACCATGTAATTATTTCTACCATAACCGGTTTTGGAATTGAAAAAATAGAGGCAGTTATTGGTAAGGATAATTACATTGTTAGAAGTATGCCTAATACCGCTATTTCTGTTGGTAAATCAATGACCTGTATTTGTAGTAATGAAAAAGGTAAAAAACGTATTGACTTAACAAAGGCTATTTTTAATAGAATGGGGCATTCTATGGAAATACCTGAAAACCAAATGCAGGCCGCAACGGTTATTTGTGCCAGTGGCATTGCTTTCTGGATGCGTTTAATACGTGCAACTACCCAAGGTGCCATACAATTAGGGTTTGATGCAAAAGAGGCTCAAGAACTTGCCATGCATACCTGTAATGGCGCCGCAAGTTTACTTATAGATTCTGGCAACCACCCAGAAGAAGAAATAGACCGTGTTACTACGCCAATGGGCTGTACAATAACCGGATTAAACGAAATGGAACACCAAGGTTTAAGCGCGTCTTTAATACGTGGTATTATTGCCTCGTACGATAAGATTACCGAATTTAAAACCAAATAA
- a CDS encoding aspartate aminotransferase family protein, giving the protein MKLFDVYPLYNVTPVSAKGIVVTDDKGQDYLDFYGGHAVISIGHTHPHYVQRLKDQLDKIGFYSNAVQNPLQEELAEKLGVISKCEDYNLFMCNSGAEANENALKMASFATGKSKIIAFNNGFHGRTSAAVAVTDNPSINAEINQQHEVVFLDLNDIKGFEREISKNVCAVIIESIQGVGGLDEPNTEFLQKVAALCKENDALLIADEVQSGFGRSGKFFGFQHHNIQPDIISIAKGMGNGFPVGGVLIHESIKAKYGMLGTTFGGNHLACVATLAVLEVIENENLIANAEELGIYFNEKAKEIPQVKRVKGKGLMLGLEFDFQVADLRKKLIHEHHLFTGGAKDKTVLRVLPALNITKQDLDVFFTALKTALS; this is encoded by the coding sequence ATGAAATTATTCGACGTTTACCCATTATATAATGTTACCCCAGTTTCCGCTAAAGGAATTGTAGTGACCGACGATAAAGGTCAAGATTACTTAGATTTCTACGGCGGACATGCCGTAATATCCATTGGTCATACGCACCCTCATTATGTGCAACGTTTAAAAGACCAGTTAGACAAAATAGGGTTTTATAGTAATGCTGTTCAAAATCCGCTACAAGAGGAACTAGCGGAAAAACTTGGTGTAATTTCTAAGTGTGAAGATTATAACCTTTTTATGTGTAACTCTGGCGCCGAGGCAAATGAAAACGCACTTAAAATGGCATCGTTTGCAACAGGGAAATCTAAAATTATAGCTTTTAACAACGGATTTCACGGGCGTACTTCTGCTGCAGTGGCGGTTACGGACAATCCTTCTATAAATGCTGAAATTAATCAACAGCATGAAGTAGTTTTTCTTGACCTGAATGACATAAAAGGTTTTGAACGAGAAATTTCTAAGAATGTCTGTGCCGTAATCATAGAATCTATACAAGGTGTAGGAGGACTAGATGAACCTAACACAGAATTTTTACAGAAAGTAGCAGCACTATGTAAAGAAAATGATGCTTTATTAATTGCTGATGAAGTACAATCCGGTTTTGGTAGAAGTGGTAAATTCTTTGGATTTCAACATCACAACATACAACCTGATATTATTAGTATTGCAAAAGGAATGGGCAACGGCTTCCCTGTTGGTGGCGTTCTTATTCACGAAAGTATAAAAGCGAAATACGGAATGCTAGGTACCACTTTTGGTGGTAATCATTTGGCTTGTGTAGCAACATTGGCTGTTTTAGAGGTCATTGAAAATGAAAACTTAATTGCAAATGCTGAAGAACTCGGGATTTATTTCAATGAAAAGGCAAAAGAAATTCCGCAAGTAAAACGAGTAAAAGGAAAAGGTTTAATGCTAGGATTAGAATTTGATTTTCAAGTAGCTGATCTACGCAAAAAATTAATTCATGAGCACCATCTTTTCACCGGTGGTGCAAAAGATAAAACGGTACTTAGAGTATTACCGGCATTGAATATTACCAAACAAGATTTAGACGTGTTTTTCACCGCTCTTAAGACTGCTTTATCATGA